Below is a genomic region from Cottoperca gobio chromosome 24, fCotGob3.1, whole genome shotgun sequence.
tgttatgcaagtacagcgcgtatccctatgcgtagctagacagttagctaacatgcaaaagtcctccaataaagatgcaaggtttgctttcttgactttactgttcttattttacttcgtaaaaagacaaatagtttccaaggctcaagcatcacagacacaaacacagttttttagcgtctctgctccacgtgttgatctcgcagcttcgtaaacaaagatcctcgcaaagcagaagcgctcactctgacacgcccccagcaaaccaacaaaccaaggagcgctcactctgagtcaaaaaacatgtcccaactctataaacatagaaataggcagcacagtgcggctttgtagtttacaaaagtcgtactaaaacattttgacagagcgctgtgtaccacacaaaatcgcttcgagatcagtaaacacaaccagaattaatccatatataaagcgctccggattataaggcgcactgtcgctttttgagaaaattaaaggcttttaagtgcgccttatagtgcggaaaatacggtatgttactttgtccaattacttttggtccctttaaaaaaaggggataccacatataaaatgtgttgtaattcctccaccattcatccgattttgaatgtaaatactatttcaacatttgaaagtcagagttatcatatctctgatatttttgtaaatatctttattgacagttttgtatgattGAGAACATTtatagcattttgttcaaaatcacaccagttatattttagtacaaagtatcacttctgtaacattttataggaacTCATTTACTGTTACaacttcaaatcatatcctgtttgtacaaaccactaactttgtaacatcagaacctttcttctcatctttgaacagtgttttcaataacatcattgcccctttcaagacctctccgtccgaaaaggctttcttgtactttattataaATTGTGCAgccagctctaaatgaagcttccgttgctttctgtgacttgttcaccggcctggtgaaaagagatgctgctgcctttaactcacggcttgttctgcccgcagtgctgcaagtggggagttagttagttagttagttagttagttagttagttagcatggtagcttctgtgacacgtaccgaagtgtctccacaatgtgccgctttgcagtcgccccgcaaatgagacatacacacttttctttcactgtgtaaaaaataattcctcctcccaatcattgtgaaaatagttagttttctttcgcttttcaagttcgagttcatatatacataaaaaatatttatttttttattctatattcaatattgtaattttaaattaaagaatAATTGTGTTATcgatttttttattcttttttttaaagaacaaaaacaattaaataaaattttagactagtgctatttttagaacatgccccgCAGGCGACTCGCGTAGTCCCTTTCGagcgaccaagtgcccgcgtTGGTTACCCCTGCTCTAACATATGTAGTGCGGACAAACCATGAAACATTAACATACAACAATCTTTTTTGAAATGTAGATGTAGAAATGTGGAATCTCAATTAACATGTGAAAcaattttttttgtaaatgtattttacccCAACTTTTGTGCTCTCCTAACCTTCATCGGGTTCAGTTCCTATAGACAGCAGCCAGCCTTTATGTGGTTTTGCCTATAGGAACGCTACCTGATTAAGATCTGACGAGCCAAACCTTGTCAATAACAGTACAGGTGAGGGACAGCGTGCAggattctttgtttttcatcctcCACATCTGTCACTAAGACTTTATGATGTGCAAGAACTTAGTTGGAATTGCGAGGACACATTGTGcaacttttttatttgatttgtatgtttttaataatcCAAAATGTTTCTTCAGAAGTCAGAGGCTGTGGCAGAGGCAGTGCCGGAGAAGAACCAAGGCCGTTACAATCTGCGGCGCAGGAAGGACGATGGAGATTTCAAATCAGTTGAGGCAAAAGtagagcagctggaggagaaggaagCCAAGCTGGCTGCAGCTACACCCCCCTCCACCCCACTGGACTTTGGAGGGAAGATAGGTAGTTATAGGATGGAAAGAAAAGTAGCATCAACTCTCCTGGGGACGATTTTTAAAGCAAAGTCTCCCAAACTCCCAGTCCTGTTCAGTGACACTTTAGTtcatttttttgtgtattttcattttccGTAGTTTGATGCTGTGTAGTAGTATTTATTACAGGACAGTTGCATTGTACTGCAGAGGGTTCTACTTGTCTGGTCACTcggtatactgtatattaaccACTGTTGGCCCACAGCCTATAGGGATCCTGGCAGTGCATGTGAAGACAGAACACGATGCATTCTGTGCTCTTAGACGCTGCACATCTTTTCACCAAAGGATTCACTGCATGTGCAATACCAGTTGTCAGTGTGAAACCAGTCTCttaatgttttgtgtgagtttgtctaacaatgtgtatgtgtgtgtgtcttttccttCCTCCAGGTGCTTACTTCTGGCTGCTCTTCCTGCCAGCCTGGGTTCTCTTCTTGTTACTCCAAGTCAACCTGGAGGACCCCAGCCTAGCCAACTTCCCCCCTCCTCTGCCCCCTCTTGAAGCCTTCTGGGATGTGCAGGCTCTTGGCTTTGTTATCCTCTGGATATTATTCCAGGCCGTGCTCTACATCCTGCCTGTTGGAAAGGTGAGTGAGAAGAGCTGAGCACTATACACTCAggtatacatgcatgcatgagtTAGAGAAGGCTCTCTGTATTCACTGCTACAGGAAAGACACATGTGAAGCAGAAACATTCCAggactgtttctgtttgttattCCTGGCAGGAGGCAGAAATTGGATTAATGGTCAGAAGTAATAGTTAATAAGATGCTCCACAGGATACATGGAGCTCCTATTCTTCCCTTCCTGGGTCCTCTTTGCCTCTTGATATCTGACACAAACTGAGATAAATGATAAGGCTTATAAACAATGGCTTTGTTGCTCTTTGGTTTTTCAGTCCAAATTGAACTTTCTTCTAATGATGATTTAAAAGCTGATGTCTGTCTTTCACACTCTTCCTGTTCATCTTTAAAGTCACCACAGTGGTAAAATGACAGCAGacgaataaaaataaataaaatcagacTAGCTAAAAATGCCATTATATCGCGGCTCCGTAGATTTTAGCATGCAAGTGTTAACTTGTGAGTGAACGACCTTCATTTCCACCATACCTACTaaaatgtcttgtgtttgtctctgtagcTGAGTGAGGGCATGCCGCTGCGCTCTGGGGAGAGGCTGAAGTACAGAACTAATGGTGAGCGCTGCTTCCAACTCCCACTGTGAGCCAACTGTCTGTAACTGCAGTTGAAGGAACACATTTCCGTTATCACTACCATTCACCAACTCTGGCTCGTCTATGACTTTAACGGATTCAGCATTCATTTTGGGTCATGAAAGAACaatgattttgaaatgttaaatgtaatcttttaacTTCCTTTGtagttttaataaaatgtcaagCCGTTTCAAGCTTTTTGGTTTTCTCCTGCCCATCTGTATCTAAGGTGTCCGTGTCCCTGCAGGTTTCTTTGCCATCGTGGTGAGTTCTGTAGCGGTTGCAGCTGCGATGCACAAGGGTTTTGACCTTACATACATCCATAGCCACTTTCTGCAGCTGACAGCGGCCTCCTTTATCATCTCCATCTTGCTCAGCACCTACCTGTATGTCCGCTCTCACTACGCTGCTCCAGAGCAGCTGGCACTGGGGGGAAGCTCTGGTGAGTAACCTCATACagcttttattcattcatttattttgcacaggtgtctcatttcttttctctatTTCACCAGGCAATGTGGTTTATGACTTTTTCAAAGGACATGAGCTCAATCCTCGAATCAAAAACTTTGATCTGAAATTCTTCTGCGAGATGCGCCCTGGTCTGATTGGCTGGGTGAGTTCATGGGACACCAAAGCAAACATTTGTCTCAAAATGCATTTAGTGAGCACTCAAAGGAagaagatttttctttttttatattttcttttctttttttcaaagccAGATACATGCCACTGAAAGTGGAAATTACTTGCCTATGTTGTCATTCAGAAGTTGCCAAAATCAGATTATTCTATGGGCATATAGTACACAGATGTGGTTGTTTTTCACAACCTTGTAAACTGTACAAATCAAATAGAATCTGATCCTTATAATtctgttatttgtttttactttgggCCACTTTCATAAATCAATGCATGTCTGATATTTTGCAATGCAACCTCAGTCTGACCCAGAGGTTGGGTTAGACCAggggggtggggaacctttttcctatcaagggccatttttgttttacaacatccttcgagggccgtactaattattgaactcataacctctgcaaaaaaaaaatgaagacgcagcccattcatttcacttttcttttatgctgtgaaaaaaagcaacttttttatccatgtatctttttgttttatcagaaatcagaaatcctttattagtcccacaactgGGAAATtcatcttgtcacagcaaaagaacatatgaagtaaaaaaggcagtaaacaataattaaatagaatcaaaaataatataagtgaGTATTGTACATGGCAGTGATacagcacagcagtggtggaatagtctgttcttggtgtggtggtctacctatctatctgtccatgtttgtatgttccactgtgcagagagctgcttgttggtcCAAACTCTGCTGAACAGTGCTTattttatccaaacgcactcgtcctttcagctcgtgcagttcggcatgtttcgtgctgtaatgacgctccaGATTATTTTTCGTCACCCCAAGTACGtctgcacaaactagacacactggccttttacttttactttctctggtttacactcgccatgctgcgttcactgatgtcaatgactgtctcgtttaatattgaagttttttgacataacgtgaccacgtgatgacacggtccgctcgtgttgtgttcaaggaccctgaccgtggcctGGAAAAacagtcgcccgtttaaaatattgccgtctagtttttttgcTAATGGATTTTtcttgcgtgcgttttacgaattaccccgagggccggatcaaatggtctcgcgggcacTATACGACCCGGAGGTCCACCACCCCTGCGTTAGACTGTCTCGTTTTCCGTCATTTTGACGGACAAGGTCGTAAGATTTCCGTCATAATCTATTATTAccagtctttaaaaaaaaaaaaaaaagataataaggCATATTTAATAGCATTAAATTGCTATTCAATCATtggcatttttaaataattaatatacagaaCAAGCTTTTAGGTTGTGAATTTCTAAGGTCTTGGAGAATAAAGActaacagagacacagactgtGCGATCACTTTTCATGTCAACGCTCACGAAGCAGGTGAAAGATTTTCTCTCCGCAGTGACAGTGAAGGCATCTCAAAACATTGTGAACATAGTGCCttagtttttgtgtctttgtctcgaACAGGCGACTTCTCATGGCCGTATTAATTTAGTTCTGAAGGCTAACCTGCGGCTCTCTGCTGCCACAGCGGAGGCTGAATTAGCCGCACCCCTTCAGCTAAAGTTCTAAAATCAGGAAACATTTCTCCCAGGGAAGTGATCAGAAGTCGGAGAGACTCTCTGAACATGGGATTTCATTTACCGATCCTTAATAACTCACTTCACCGGGAGGATCACATAATGTGTGATAGCATTCTAATATTAAACATGccaaaaaataatacaaaatggaCTGGCTATGGTGGCTAGGCTAACAAGAGACTAGAAAAACGGCGCAATGTTGCACAACTTTGTCAATTAACACTATGGAATCAGGGGACGATACTGGTGTGACAGTGGCATACCACTTTCAAGCGGCACCTGCCGCTAGGAAACGGTATATGCCGTTTCACAGGGCTGTGACTGGTTCACACTAGAATCTGATttgctgcatttaaaacattaatgtgAACAGCCAAACAGAAAAATTAGATTGGAGCAATTAATAGGAATTGAGCACTAAGGCTTGTATCTTAATTTTAAAACCGTGCCTGTACACCACAGATAATTATAGAGTTATATCTGTATCTTCTATGGGGCCTGTCATTTTGTACACTATCTTGTTCACTCTGTGGTGGCCATACGTGGCATGAGCTGGATGAACGTCTCGTGTTCGTTGTGGCTCGGAGGTTGATGCagacattttattgtgtttaagAAGTTCAGCGTGTGAACATGGCTCCCTGTGATTTAGAGGTTTTTAGATGATCAGTGAAGGCTTCATGCTGTTGTCCTGTTTTCAACAATGTCAGAGAATTCTACCAGGCTTCTATCCTGAAACATCAGTGGGCTGGTCAGATGCGGCATCATTTGTCTCCGCAAAACCATGAATGTGAGTTGACAGGTGTCTTCATACAGCGTTATGGATGCTTAATAAACAGTCCtaatgatttttgttttgtgtcttattGTTCAGTGTTTGATCAACTTTGCGATGGCGCTTGCTGAGATGAAGCATCAGGGTTTGAATGCTCCCTCTCACTCCATGATCCTTGTGAACCTCTTCCAGCTGCTCTACGTGGTGGATGGCCTCTGGAACGAGGTACGCTCGGCACagcacacaaaaacatggaCATTATCATTCTAACACATTgataaataattacatatatgaTCAAGTAAACAACTTCTAAACCCATCTTACTTTCAGACCAAATGAGTgatgtgtgcatttgtctccCCAGGAGGCCATCCTGACCACCATGGACTTGATGCACGATGGTTTTGGCTTCATGTTGGCGTTTGGTGATCTGGTGTGGGTGCCCTTTACTTACACCCTGCAGGCTTACTACCTGGTGAGCTGGCCCAACCCTCTGAGTCTCCCTGCACTCGGGGCCATCGTCACACTGAAACGTAAGCATCAAACTAAAGTCACTGGCATTTGATTACATAACTGCATTTGTCTGTAGTTCATGTTACTTTATCTTGAGGTCATGTATAGCTTCTCAATGAGAAATGTTGCAGGCATTTAAGAAAAATTACTAATTGTTCCTAAAGAGATGAAGTTAAATTTTTCACTGGCCAGTTTCTAAAGCTGAGGTTGATGTGGAAgttgtgtctgtctttcagtTGTTGGCTTCTACATCTTCAGGAAGTCCAACTCTGAGAAGAACGCCTTCAGGAGAAACCCATCAGACACCAGACTGTCTCGTAAGTTCTCCTGCAGGTTAATTATGTCACGGTGGTTGTTCCATACCGTtgaatctgtctgtctgtctgcctgtctgtctgtctgtctgtctgtctgtctgtctgtctgtctgtctaaacctctgtctgtctgtgcccCCCTCTCCAGATCTGAGGAATATCCCCACAGCCACAGGGAAGAGTCTGCTGGTGTCTGGCTGGTGGGGTGTGGTCCGCCACCCTAACTACCTGGGAGACCTTCTGATGGCTTTGGCCTGGTCCCTGCCCTGCGGTGAGTGGGCTTCACATCTGCACCACAAGTACTCCAACACCAAAGCAGTGAAGTGAACGACAGCACTCTTAGTGTTTTCCATAGCTGCGGGTGCACATGGCCCGTGTTGTCAATGCTGTCTGTAACTGTGTGGTAATGAAGTCTAGAGGAAGTAAACCATACAGTCAAAATGCAGAATATGGGTTTGTGGGATTGATAAGTGACGAATGCCCTTAAAATATGCTTCTTCCACCCACCCCTACAGGCTTCAGCCATCTCCTGCCGTGGTACTACATGATCTACTTTATCATCCTGCTCGTGCACAGAGACTCCCGCGACATGAGCGAGTGCAGGAGGAAGTACGGCTCAGCGTGGGACGAGTACTGCCGAACGGTTCGCTACCGGATCATTCCCCGCGTCTACTGAGGACCCTGCCACTGGACTCCTGAGCTGAGGCCTTTTTCAACCCAGTATTACGTCTGTGAAGGCTCAACACAAACACTCGATATGGATAGATTGACTGACTGATTTGACTTTTATAATCCTTTTTACCAAGACTTTTTCAAATCTTCATTCTGGACTAAAGAAGCTACAGtacttttaatgttttgatgGAAGAAAAAATGCCACATATGGACTATTTGAAGAATTgcctttttcattttaatatagACTTTATTACAAAATCTGGGGGGAAAGATAAAATTGCCTCTGCTTGGAATGGCTTGTTAAgatgtatatttttgtatatacacatttgtttttatacttcAAGAATATTTCACCATTTGCATAGTTTTGGTAAGTTTGGCTTCACATTCAAAATGATACAATATCGGCTTGGCTTGTATGAATAATTGTGTAAGTACACCTTCCGTTTATAATTCTCCTGCTTGTGTATATTGTAAAAGGATCTTTTGTTTAATAACCTGCACAGTGGAACTAGTGTTCTTTCTCAGGACCTAGAACTTTGTCAGAAAGTTCAATTAGAGAAGTTTGTCTTAATAATTTTGTTGTATCTTTTTATTCAGATATCTAGTTTTGAGTTGAGCGTGTAAAAGGATTTTGGAGGGTTCAAGAAAAATGCACTTATATGATCAATCCCAAAGTGTATTGGATTTGGCTTTTCTACCTCAGGTTCGCTCACTCTGCAGGTGTTCCTCCTGTGGGAGGCAGTGTGTGTAATTATGAGCGTGATGTCACTGCTTCAGAAAGAAATATTAATCCAACAATAACTTGTGTATCTGCCATGAACCTTAACCCTTCCAAACTTTAGAAATGGTTTAATCAGTGccatgtattttgttttgctaTATTCTGGAGGATATTCTCTATTATGAACTGCTTTTCCCATCACTGCCACATGAACTTGGTTTTAAGCTTTTACTTGTATGGCAATTTTAATGATGGTTATATTCTGACAACATGGAGAGATGTCAGAAGATACAGAAAATACTTTGGGTTACCCAAATGCAGTTTGTAGCATTTACAAACTGCATTTGGGAAACCAAAAGTATTTTCTGTCTGTGCAGCTGTAGACGAGTACATAAGTAGCAATATATTAACTAGACTAGGTAGTATTTTCTTATGCTGTGCTGACTGAATACCATGTAAATAccttaaaaaacatgtttttttgtttttatcctgtTATTTTCCAGTAAAAGCTATGACTAGTGATAATAGTAATGTTTCTCATTAGATGTTTAATAttgcttttaattttttaagtTAACTGCGTAATTTTGACCACTGTAGTAATGTTTACACCTAGATCTGCCATGTTTCTTGACAAtacttcaaaatgtattaaacacgCATGTGGAATGGTCTGTAACTATGTCTGCCTGAtcagaaagaaacatgtttgaTATAGCGACACATAGTGATATATTGTTTGCTTGCTAAACTGGTCTACTTGAATTTTTCCTAAATGCTGCGCACGTGTTGTCAAGTCGGTGAAGACAATTCTTAATTTGcatgtgttttagtttgtgtttttgaatttGCATCGTTTGTGAAGCTGCAACACATTTctcttaatttaaatgttttgggcCCTTCTAGTGCGTTAGCCCTTGTCAGCCACCGTAGATGTGTACATGTTACTGAAAACAAAGTGCATCAAAGACTGCAAAGAAGACGTGGTTTCTTGGCAGGGGACACGCTTCTTGTCCATCGCAACGCAGtaggatgtttgtttttaaccaaCAGATTgactcattgagattaaaattatttttcaagagtgtcctacCCAAGACAGGCAGCATCACAATTAACAATGTTGCAGACACAATGACAACGAAGAACAAATTACAGAATCAGTTAATATCGTAAAAGTCACCAACATTAGTGCCAAATCGATCAGAAACATCTACAGTCAGATGTGACTGCATTTGAGTCCTTTAAACGTGCAATATGTCATTTCTGTCACTAAGGGAACTTAATCAAAACAACAGAAGAATAAAGCAGTTTGaagttaaacatcagagtttctcctgcacgctgttcggctgtcGCAAACGTTTGTTTCTCCGAgaactaaaatccttcatctggttcaaatatagagttaaaaagtACCAAGATGTAAAAGGTGTCTGGTAAAAATGTAGCTCAATACTGAATCAAAGTCAATTTATAACAGTTTCTGGCAGACGACCACAACACCTGGTTGGCcttccaaccaaactgctcaaccgacttcaaatcatccaaaatgccgctgcccggatcacgacctgcaccaaatcctctgaacacatcacctaactacctaagtgacctccttcaggagtataccccctcccgctccctccgctcatcctcagctggtctactgacaagccccacatcacgcctcatcaccatgggtgccagggccttcagctgcactgctcccaaaCTCTGGAActccgtccctccacacatccgacagtccgaaactgttacaacattcaagtcccaactcaaaactcacctgttcaaactggcctactctctgtagtatcaatcatcctgtaccctcctcccctcctcccctcccccttttctctttattgctttcttcctgtgtctccaccatatctctggtattgtttgtttgctctccaaTGTCCTGATATTTTTATCTCTTGTTTTTTGTACattgtccttgggtgtctttaaaggcgcctccaaataaaatattattattattattactattattattactattattattattattattattattattattattaacacaaaGGGGGACGACACGATTACAGGAGACCAAATGAAACACCATTACCTTGATGTTGGGATCACTCAACATAATATATCACGTTTTGAGATGGATTAGTGTGCAAATGTTACCTATTATATCTTTAAATGCATCCAGAGAGCAGCTTTTGAAGATTCAGGTGATTTGCAACTGATTTCAAGCAGAGGGGGCAGCCTACTTAGACGCCCTTTTTCCCTGTTCAGTCATGGAATTAGGGACGGATAATCATAAAAAGTCCTGGGAGCGAACACAACAACTTCCGATGCTTTTTGAATGATGTACCTCCGTTTGTAAGAAGGAAGCAGAGCAACAACAGCCTTGTAAATAAGAATATGCCAATGGTTGGACAAGGCAGACCATCCACCCTGAGCATACAAAGAACATTGGTAAGGGCTTTAAAATGACTAATTAATCTCAGTGCTCCATGGTAGACAATAGACAGTGTCCAGTGAAGGCATTGCGAAGATGCTTTCATGTATACAGCATTGGCAAAGAAAATCTTGTTTTGCAGCAGCTTGATGGTAGTTcaactacattcatatttgcattgtgattcaaatagtaaaaaaaaaaaaaattctataATTTGTTTTGTGTAGTTTACTGAAATTACAATTTTGTTTTATCATTGCTTCACTACTGTATTTGAACTTCTCTGATTCTGCTCTGAAATTTGAAAAAAGATGCCTCTAGATCAGTGCTCAAgttaaatatatcattttagttaggtattgtatttgttttggtttatgtaTGAACTGTGAAGTGCGCACAAGTgggcatttttttaaataaactaccTCACTTTTTGCTGGCCTGTGACTgtgttatattttgttatagTTTTGTAGCACATgctaattgtttttgttattttttttacaaagtagtttgaactact
It encodes:
- the lbr gene encoding delta(14)-sterol reductase LBR isoform X2, coding for MKMPTVKYQRGDMVMGRWPGSNLYYEVKVLGLDAKSQLYTVIYKDGTELELKEQDIKSAAGFQSRSRSRSRSPSRRRSRSRSPARTTRRSSSRTAAAVAAAAITESAPSSRRDAKLKDSVEVRLSPLQQTKAAENNSNNKHEKKEENNTANEKSEAVAEAVPEKNQGRYNLRRRKDDGDFKSVEAKVEQLEEKEAKLAAATPPSTPLDFGGKIGAYFWLLFLPAWVLFLLLQVNLEDPSLANFPPPLPPLEAFWDVQALGFVILWILFQAVLYILPVGKLSEGMPLRSGERLKYRTNGFFAIVVSSVAVAAAMHKGFDLTYIHSHFLQLTAASFIISILLSTYLYVRSHYAAPEQLALGGSSGNVVYDFFKGHELNPRIKNFDLKFFCEMRPGLIGWCLINFAMALAEMKHQGLNAPSHSMILVNLFQLLYVVDGLWNEEAILTTMDLMHDGFGFMLAFGDLVWVPFTYTLQAYYLVSWPNPLSLPALGAIVTLKLVGFYIFRKSNSEKNAFRRNPSDTRLSHLRNIPTATGKSLLVSGWWGVVRHPNYLGDLLMALAWSLPCGFSHLLPWYYMIYFIILLVHRDSRDMSECRRKYGSAWDEYCRTVRYRIIPRVY
- the lbr gene encoding delta(14)-sterol reductase LBR isoform X3; amino-acid sequence: MKMPTVKYQRGDMVMGRWPGSNLYYEVKVLGLDAKSQLYTVIYKDGTELELKEQDIKSAAGFQSRSRSRSRSPSRRRSRSRSPARTTRRSSSRTAAAVAAAAITESAPSSRRDAKLKDSVEVRLSPLKSEAVAEAVPEKNQGRYNLRRRKDDGDFKSVEAKVEQLEEKEAKLAAATPPSTPLDFGGKIGAYFWLLFLPAWVLFLLLQVNLEDPSLANFPPPLPPLEAFWDVQALGFVILWILFQAVLYILPVGKLSEGMPLRSGERLKYRTNGFFAIVVSSVAVAAAMHKGFDLTYIHSHFLQLTAASFIISILLSTYLYVRSHYAAPEQLALGGSSGNVVYDFFKGHELNPRIKNFDLKFFCEMRPGLIGWCLINFAMALAEMKHQGLNAPSHSMILVNLFQLLYVVDGLWNEEAILTTMDLMHDGFGFMLAFGDLVWVPFTYTLQAYYLVSWPNPLSLPALGAIVTLKLVGFYIFRKSNSEKNAFRRNPSDTRLSHLRNIPTATGKSLLVSGWWGVVRHPNYLGDLLMALAWSLPCGFSHLLPWYYMIYFIILLVHRDSRDMSECRRKYGSAWDEYCRTVRYRIIPRVY
- the lbr gene encoding delta(14)-sterol reductase LBR isoform X1 codes for the protein MKMPTVKYQRGDMVMGRWPGSNLYYEVKVLGLDAKSQLYTVIYKDGTELELKEQDIKSAAGFQSRSRSRSRSPSRRRSRSRSPARTTRRSSSRTAAAVAAAAITESAPSSRRDAKLKDSVEVRLSPLQQTKAAENNSNNKHEKKEENNTANEVNEKSEAVAEAVPEKNQGRYNLRRRKDDGDFKSVEAKVEQLEEKEAKLAAATPPSTPLDFGGKIGAYFWLLFLPAWVLFLLLQVNLEDPSLANFPPPLPPLEAFWDVQALGFVILWILFQAVLYILPVGKLSEGMPLRSGERLKYRTNGFFAIVVSSVAVAAAMHKGFDLTYIHSHFLQLTAASFIISILLSTYLYVRSHYAAPEQLALGGSSGNVVYDFFKGHELNPRIKNFDLKFFCEMRPGLIGWCLINFAMALAEMKHQGLNAPSHSMILVNLFQLLYVVDGLWNEEAILTTMDLMHDGFGFMLAFGDLVWVPFTYTLQAYYLVSWPNPLSLPALGAIVTLKLVGFYIFRKSNSEKNAFRRNPSDTRLSHLRNIPTATGKSLLVSGWWGVVRHPNYLGDLLMALAWSLPCGFSHLLPWYYMIYFIILLVHRDSRDMSECRRKYGSAWDEYCRTVRYRIIPRVY